TCGTAAATGGACATCATCATGGTATTGGCGATACCGATCGCCGCAACGAACAGGGAGACCGCGCCGATACCGCCAAGCACCGCCTGGATCATATTGGACTGTTTCTCCGACTGCTCCATCCAGTCTGCACGGCTGTAAGCCTGGAATCCCATGTCTGTAAGCTGCTTCTGAACATCCGTCACATTTTCCATCTCATCCACATTGACCACACAGGAGCTATAGATAAAGTAACGGTAGGGCTTCCCCTTTTTGTTGGTGGGCTGGCCCGGAATCACATTTTTCTTAAATATCTTTTTCAACTGTGCTTCCAGAAGATCCAGCTGGGTGTACACGGAGTAGGCATAGTCATTGTAATCGTCCACAGTTCCTTCTACGATCCCCGCAGTTGGCAGGATGTATTTCTTCGGGGCTTTCGGCTTATTTTCACCTTCTCCCTGGGACTGATAATAAGCATCCGTGTCAAAGATCACAAAAAGCGGCCTTCCCATCAGGTCTACATCGGGAAGTTCCCCGGTCATCCAGTAATTGCCTCCATTGCCCTTGTCATCCGTAAACCACTGGATCACGGCATTTCCAAAAATAAGCTGAAGCTCCTTGTCGTCCCTCGTGGGAATCTTTCCCTGTCCAAGGGGGATCTGCTGCAGATATTCGATCGGCGCTCCGGTCAGGGTCATGCCTGAGGAATATTTCCCCTGCCTCATGATCACCTGGACCTCCAGCAGTGGATATACGCTGGTCACATGTTCGATCCGGCCCATCTGCTTCACCGTATCATCTGTTATATAAAGCGGCTCTGTCTTGTCATCGCTTCCGCCCCAGTAACTGTCGCTCCGCACCTCGACCGCCGTCAGGCTGCCGTAGGAGGAGATCAGCTCACGGTTCAGTTCATTCAGGCCGATACCAAGGGAAACCATGACCACGATAGATGCCGTCCCGATGATCACGCCAAGGACCGTCAGAGCGGTCCTCAGCTTTCTTCTTCTCAAATTGTTCAGGCTCATACCGAGCAAATCCACAAATCTCATGGTCTTCTGTCCTC
This portion of the Clostridium sp. AN503 genome encodes:
- a CDS encoding ABC transporter permease, which codes for MRFVDLLGMSLNNLRRRKLRTALTVLGVIIGTASIVVMVSLGIGLNELNRELISSYGSLTAVEVRSDSYWGGSDDKTEPLYITDDTVKQMGRIEHVTSVYPLLEVQVIMRQGKYSSGMTLTGAPIEYLQQIPLGQGKIPTRDDKELQLIFGNAVIQWFTDDKGNGGNYWMTGELPDVDLMGRPLFVIFDTDAYYQSQGEGENKPKAPKKYILPTAGIVEGTVDDYNDYAYSVYTQLDLLEAQLKKIFKKNVIPGQPTNKKGKPYRYFIYSSCVVNVDEMENVTDVQKQLTDMGFQAYSRADWMEQSEKQSNMIQAVLGGIGAVSLFVAAIGIANTMMMSIYERTKEIGVIKVLGCDMGVIRNMFLLESGFIGFLGGVIGVAFSYGVSFAMNRFLAIAQTMTGMDGDISRIPSWLALAAIGFAILVGMAAGFFPALRAMKLSPLAAIRNE